In Syngnathoides biaculeatus isolate LvHL_M chromosome 8, ASM1980259v1, whole genome shotgun sequence, the genomic stretch TGTTTGTGGAGGAGAGCAGACAGCTACTGTCCTACGCACTCATCCATCCCGCCACCACACTGGAGGACCGCACGTCCCTGGCAATGTGGCTCAACCACTTAGAGGAGCATCTATCGGGCGGTTACGCGCCGTCCACACGGCCGCCCCCCAGCCCATACCACCCGCGTCAGGGCTCGGACGAGTGGCCCAGCTCGGCCGAGGCCCTGGAGCCCGGCCACGCCTGGCACGACAAGTCTCCCTCGTCTAGCACGTCTCCTGCAGGCCACAATGGGCATCTGGCTTTTCCGGGCGGATTGTCCTCTCCTGTCAACAGCAATAACACAGGTTTATAGACAGCTCACACTTTCGAAAATGCATATAAcacagagttgttttttttaccgttttCATCCCTCTCCTCATTCATAGGACTAGGTGGGCAGATGCAGCCAAGCCCTCTAAAGAAATCCATCATCCCCCCGAGCCCCCAGGCTTGTGGCTCCGAGTGGCTCAGCCAGGATGACACGGGGGGCCGGCAGAACTTCCTTCCGACGGATCACGCCCCCCTCTCCCCACAGAGTAGCGTGGCCTCCTCAGGCAGCGAGCAGACGGAAGAGCAGGGCTCGGCACGCAACACCTTCCAGGAGGATGGCAGTGGCATGAAAGGTCAGAAGACTTGCGCTCTCTGTGGCGGTGCAGCAATTTACATTGACCTGTCGATTCTTTTTGTTCCAGATGTTCCCGCGTGGTTGAAAAGTCTCCGGCTTCACAAATATGCATCACTTTTTTCCCAAATGACCTATGAGGAGATGATGATTCTCACGGAGCATCATCTGGAATCACAGGTTTGTAAGACTAGTTTTAGTTAAACAAAGAGCTGTCTTAGTTTAGAGTGGAATTACAAAGTTTGAATGGGCATTAATTAGGTAGTACAATTCCAAAACAGCCCCAAATTGAGCCTTGACAAATTTCTCAAGACTTCAGCATATCACAGGACATTTGCACTCCTCTAAAGGATTAGCCCTACTAAATTGTTTCGCTTTTCCATGTTGTTTTATAACTGCTGCAGATGGCAAAGTAGAGAAGTGTGACGTTAACCATTAAACAGTAATTTGAACTTTGTTGAAAAAGTAGCATTAAAATTTTTGAGGCTGAAATATATAAACAGCGTATCCAGAGACTTCTGCTCAGTGAGCTGCTAAAGGGTTATAGTAAAATGTGTGACTATAATATCTTGAATTTGTATACTGCGTTTGAAGGACAAAAACTAGGGAACCGGAAACAGAACTTGTTGTGACTGGTTGTGGGGTTTAGATTTAAGGGTGTATGCCCACCTCCATATTCAGATGGGATAATCCCCTGCTCACCCAGCGCCCTAATAAACTCAAACAAGCAGGTTTCCTCTTGTCCCATCAATGATAAACGATTGTGTTCTTAAACCTGATAATACATCACCTTTCAATGAGGCGTGAAATTAAACAATGTACCCCATCAGTCACACATAGCGGCGGGACAATTGTTGTCCCTGCTCCTTGGCTTCAATGAAACAGATGGTGATTACGTTTTGTTGTGTCATAATAATTGTAGATGGTTAGGGCAAGAAATGACACATCTGCTTCAGACACTGTCTTGTTCTCTTTCCTCTTTAGAATGTCACCAAGGGAGCACGGCATAAAATTGCCTTGAGCATTCAAAAACTGCGTGAGCGGCAAAGTGTGCTCAAATCTTTGGAAAAGGTAATTTACATAATGTTTTGTCTAAATTAGTTCGTCTTCTGGGACCAATCAGAAGGCAATAATTACTGGTCGTATAAGTTGCAACTCAGCTGGGGCAAGAAATTCCTCTTCAGCCTGTTGGCTGGCTGGTTGTACTTTAGGTACTTCTCCGACTCTTGTGACCGACTAATGTTCCTTCTCACGTGCCTGCAGGACATTTTGGAAGGAGGAAACTTGCGCAATGCACTGCAGGAGCTGCAGCAAATCATCATCACGCCCATCAAGGCGTACAGCACGTTGTCGCAGACCCTGCAGGAGCCGGCCAGCGCTACTCCAGAACCGACTAAGTCAGCAACGGATAAAGAATCAGCCCCTGAGGGATTCCATTCCCACAGCACCCCAGCCTGTGATGGAGACTCCTCGACGGCGCCTATCTCGGATGGCGACATTGCCGGCCAGTTTACTCGAGTCATGGGGAAGGGTAAGAGAtgcctgttttttatttttttttttattttaagcagCAAGCAAAACTACCACTTATCAATATGCTGCATCTAGCGTAAATTTTATAatgacagtattaaaaaaaaattttttagtaTGTAACCAAATCCTAGCATTCTTAGAGAAACGCTAACAGTCACAATGACACAAATTTGATGGTGAATCAGAGGAAGAGAATTTTccaactgtgaaaaaaatactgtgcgTCTTATTTGTGGAGGGTTCCTAGCAATAATTATCAACAATGATCAGAATTTactttgagtttgcatgttctctccatgtctgcgtgggttttctccgggcactccagtttcctcccacattccaaaaacatgcattaattgcagactctaaattgcccgtaggtctgattgtgagtgcagatggttgtttgtatgtgctctccgattggctggcaaccagttcagggtgtctcccacctcctgcccgaagatagctgggataggctccagcagtcaggcgacccttgtaaggataagcggttcagcaaacactttattttatttttatttttaaacacttgaCTATATCTTCTGAACTCAAAACACAACTGGATACACTCGTTACTATGACGACGACAAGAATAATGGCTCGCGCCGTGTGTTTGTAAgaataaaatggggggggggggaggtgtcagtggtcactggtgctcaggagaggactttcattcaaggattgcttgaggtatgttcacatacttttaataccaTCCATCTTGCATGCAGGGAACAAAATACGTGGCGCACTAAAGGTTGTAAGCAAACGTGCATGTGTTGTCGAATCGTGCGCTAAGGTTTTGCTTTGTGTGAAGTAATcacaataaagtaatttaattacactaTGTTAACACCCACTATTTCTGTCATTTAATCTAGATTAGACCTAATTAGAATACAggatctgaccagagcagtgatttccaacctttatggagccaaggcacatattttacaattaaaaagcCTCACAgcacacaagcaaaaaaaaaaatgtcccaaacaGTGGACATTAATTACTCTTTGttctttctgccatctaataaaaGACCATTTATTTATGTCTGTTACAATGCCTCACTGGcagaaaagacgagaaaagatacatttattgcAAATATATGTTTTCGAGATTTCAAGTACAGAAGTACATACAATAAAATTAACTGGTCACATTAATAGACTCAACTTGTGATCCCATCAGTGATTGGTTATGGATTTTTTGTAACTCGCTGATTGGTGATGGCCCCTGAAAATCATGATCGTGCAAAGCTGAACTATGATATAACAAGATAAATAATGTCAATATACAATACTTTAGTTCAATGAATCAGTTGTGCACATGTTCAAGTAATTAGTTTACAACTTTCTTAGGAGATCATCATGTCCGATTACTAGTGAGCTTTTTTTAAGAACAGGTCCGCAGGTGCAGGCTACTCATGTTCTCCATAGGCACAGTGTTATTGATCTTTTGTAGGTCTCGAGATTGACATGACCAGTcttataaaaaaagacaaacatttttcataagAAACTGGAGAAACACAGTATAATAGGGGTTTTAACGTCTGCCTCATAGTCCAGGTTTGCAGGGTTCAACTCTCTCCTCGTGTCCGAcgaagactttgcatgttctgcgaCAAGTTTGCATGTCCAAGAATATGCCAGTTGTAGGTTCATTGAAGTGTCTAAATTGAACTTTTACCAGCTTCAAGCTTGGTTCAAAACAATTAGTAAAAAGAACAATTTAAGATAACAGCGTGGAAAGGAAGCACGGCGAGAAACAAACACGGCAGTGATTCATGAATGCCGGTTGCGCTCCAATGGTCATCAGTTCTGTGGCCTCATCTCACTCGATAGAAACAAAACTGGAAGTCGTTACCACGGGAACTCAATTTCAGCCTTCCGAATAAGATGTTGATTAGGCACGTGCCCCGATCCCTGTGGTTTAACACGTGGCTGACAGCTCTTGTTCGTCAACTTTCTATTTTAAGATTTCTCCATTCTACACTGGTATCCTGTTGCTGTATTGCATGCTCCTCTCAATAATGGAATGAAACCCCTTGGTGCTGATCTCATAACTTCAAATgcagatactttttttttttaatgttgctgTAATATAGTCAAACTGTGTTTTCCTGTTATTATTGATTTTCCCAGAATTTACCGGTAACTGACTCAAAGTACACTAAAGTGCTTCCTCTTGTTGAATGCACGACATATTAGTTATTCAATATCTTTGTCAGTGTTCTCCGCTCATTCCACATGAATAGACTCACTTCTTTTATTTCAGTGTGCACGCAGTTGCTTGTGTCCAGGCCAGATGAGGAGAATATCAGCTGCTACCTGCAGCTCATTGAGAAGTGTCTAATACACGAGGTAAGTGTGTGTACCTGATTTATATTCAGCAAATATTGGCCAGGGAGTGTGTTTATTGACTCAACAGCAGACGGGGTGGAGACTTTAGCAATGTTTACAGTAAATTATATGTCAAATGAAACGggaagaaattaaaaaaggaCTAATTGGTAAAATACTGCGAGAACAGAAGAAGACTAGGCAAAACAAACACAGTTGTCACATAAAGTATGATAACTTTTAATACCGCATAGACAACTTGTTTACTATGTGCTAAGGTTCCATACATCTTAGAGACTGTTTATGTTCACACTGCAGGTCGATTGCAATTTTTTGACCTCGGAGAAAATAATATGAACTTCTCTAAGAAGTTCTCTCTCTCGTTATTGTggcatttgacaaaattaaaaaaaaaattggtgaacCTGTCACTGACTTTAAACAGGTTTAGTctcatttgacttcagactgagacaaaaaatgaaccTTTTTacacagtgtgtgtaaacctctGGTtgtaactatatatatattaagtTGGCATCTCTGCAGACAGCCAcgctatttgaggaaatacaattatcaccacaagcaaagtgaCTGAATGCGTCAAGGTGTGTTGtctgaaagttgtttttttttcttctaaggCCTTCACTGAAACCCACAAAAAGCGTCTGGTTTCATGGAAGCAGCAGGTCCTCAAACTGCTCCGCCTGGTCCCTCGGAAAGCCATGCTGGACATGCCTGTGTACCGACAGAAAGGGTGAACTGAGCATGCCTTCGAAAGCTAACCAGCATTTGATGTCAAGTACTTTCATCATGTTACGTGAAAATCGAGTTCTCCTTATTTTCTTCGCCTTGTTGTCTTTTCCACGCTCCAGGTGGACCTACGGGTCCAACTCCCTCCCCACAGCAGGCTCTGTGAGCGGAGGCGTGGGCCGACGCGGCCAGAGGCAGTTCCAGATAACACCACGTGGACTCCAGGCTGGTCGAATGGGTTTGCTGAGTCCCGGCAGCATCGGTAGCGCCTCTCCTCGCCACACGCTCACTAACCCTGCGCTGGCAGGCCAGGGCCGACAAGTTAGTACATCGGGCTCAATGTGCTACCTGTCATTTTGTTCCACTCTTGTGATCATTGCAGCTTCAGTGACTTGAGGCAAATGACACTGGCTGACATGACTCATCGGTGAATTTCTCGTGGTTTTTAGAGCCTGTGGTTTGCCAACCC encodes the following:
- the LOC133504525 gene encoding protein Smaug homolog 2 — translated: MMFRDQVGILTDWFKGWNECEQTVALLSLLKRVSRTQARFLHICLEHWLADCTEIHILEAEANNAAVVNQWHQEPKEKVVSLLLSHLPLLQPRNCEAKCEYMKLLQKVLSHTIESSLFVEESRQLLSYALIHPATTLEDRTSLAMWLNHLEEHLSGGYAPSTRPPPSPYHPRQGSDEWPSSAEALEPGHAWHDKSPSSSTSPAGHNGHLAFPGGLSSPVNSNNTGLGGQMQPSPLKKSIIPPSPQACGSEWLSQDDTGGRQNFLPTDHAPLSPQSSVASSGSEQTEEQGSARNTFQEDGSGMKDVPAWLKSLRLHKYASLFSQMTYEEMMILTEHHLESQNVTKGARHKIALSIQKLRERQSVLKSLEKDILEGGNLRNALQELQQIIITPIKAYSTLSQTLQEPASATPEPTKSATDKESAPEGFHSHSTPACDGDSSTAPISDGDIAGQFTRVMGKVCTQLLVSRPDEENISCYLQLIEKCLIHEAFTETHKKRLVSWKQQVLKLLRLVPRKAMLDMPVYRQKGWTYGSNSLPTAGSVSGGVGRRGQRQFQITPRGLQAGRMGLLSPGSIGSASPRHTLTNPALAGQGRQSLWFANPGGSNSMPSQSRSSVQRTHSLPVHTSQQTMLMFQQQDCQVPGADLEINPTLESLCLSMTEHALGDGTDRTSTI